One window from the genome of Acidobacteriota bacterium encodes:
- a CDS encoding carboxypeptidase regulatory-like domain-containing protein → MGSKRVLLMLLCVVVIPAVAFGQQTGGIVGRVIGTDNLVIPGVTVEARSNVLPGPRVTVTSSVGEYRLPALPPGEYAVAFELSGMAKVTKQVQVQLAQDATLNVTMSVGGVTETVTVTAQIVPVIDKDSTAIKSGVSSQTIQSLPTGQEYRDLIKLIPGVQLTQDGTRGPSAGGSGQDNVYKFDGVNVTMPLFGTLSAEPAAYDIAEVTTIKGGAKAVDFERSGGFSVDSVSKTGTSRYSGQVSYQFQTAGMASKVQNGSLSKYSQGLSWLTANVGGPVIPNHAFFYGSYYRPERDRANRANLYGNLPDYKSTRNEGFGKMTLTPTSNILLNASYRYSHRLDKSDLFAQSSAATTGTGYESWQRIATADGSWIINSRSFASFKYTHYENPNQGRPDNVSNAEINTTIGTRLDVNNLDTLGRLEVPNTVAGQDAYNAFIQPLIDRYGYTSSAGVKTGGGFVGYGYQFDKDDFFRNSWQVAYNLNLGSTTSHDIHFGYQRYTDSEDLLRSSNGWGRITVPGGRSASLGINGIPAYYMVQFQQQSTGAVPPIHSSYWSQSVEANDTIRHKNWSFNLGLLASNDRLYGQGLKGDSTTVSGYVASPGTVYKMYEIPFKKMLQPRVGATWAYNGQDTIYASFATYVPAASSLPRAASWARNLAVEIFGYFDANGVLYGTQPNAASTGKLFVEDMTPKTVTEYLLGTSRQFSPHLTGRAYLRYRYADHFWEDTNNNARLAFSMPAGWGPSLYYIGDLATRLAQIGTGGSGNSYIITELDRAYTKYYEATVESEYRSTKLYVRGSYTWSKYYGNFDQDNTSGGASNDANLFIGSSNIGDGAGRQLWNSKEGRLHGDRPHSLKIYAYYQLPWNASIGAFALAQSGQPWEATSYEPYIALTTSTSDTNRYAEPAGSRRTAAWYQLDLNYTQNVSLTGHYKLQLVGDLYNVTNTQTGYNYTSGMHSSTFNQPQSFLSPRRIQVSARFQF, encoded by the coding sequence ATGGGTAGTAAGCGTGTACTTTTGATGTTGCTCTGTGTCGTCGTCATCCCCGCCGTCGCGTTCGGTCAGCAGACCGGCGGGATCGTCGGCAGGGTGATCGGCACGGACAACCTGGTCATCCCGGGGGTGACCGTTGAGGCGCGTTCCAACGTGCTGCCAGGCCCAAGGGTCACGGTCACGAGCAGTGTGGGCGAGTACCGCCTCCCTGCCCTTCCTCCTGGCGAATACGCGGTGGCATTTGAATTGTCTGGAATGGCGAAGGTCACCAAACAGGTTCAGGTCCAGCTCGCGCAGGACGCGACCCTCAATGTCACAATGAGTGTCGGCGGCGTGACGGAGACCGTCACGGTGACGGCCCAGATCGTGCCCGTCATCGATAAAGACTCGACGGCCATCAAGAGCGGCGTGTCGTCGCAGACGATCCAATCCTTGCCAACCGGTCAGGAGTACCGCGATCTCATCAAACTCATCCCCGGTGTGCAGTTGACCCAGGACGGCACGCGAGGCCCGAGTGCGGGCGGCAGCGGCCAGGACAACGTGTACAAGTTTGACGGCGTCAACGTGACCATGCCGCTGTTCGGGACGCTGTCGGCCGAGCCGGCGGCATACGACATCGCCGAGGTCACCACGATTAAGGGCGGCGCCAAGGCGGTGGATTTCGAACGGTCGGGCGGGTTCTCGGTGGACTCGGTCAGCAAAACGGGAACCAGCCGGTACTCTGGGCAGGTCAGCTATCAGTTCCAGACCGCCGGCATGGCCTCTAAGGTGCAGAACGGCAGTCTCTCGAAGTACAGCCAAGGCCTCAGCTGGTTGACGGCCAATGTCGGGGGTCCGGTGATTCCGAACCATGCGTTCTTCTATGGTTCGTACTACCGGCCGGAGCGGGATCGCGCGAACCGGGCAAACCTGTACGGCAACCTCCCGGACTACAAGAGCACTCGCAACGAGGGTTTCGGGAAGATGACGCTCACGCCGACGAGCAACATCCTGCTCAACGCCAGCTACCGGTACTCGCACCGTCTTGATAAGAGCGATCTGTTCGCACAGTCCTCCGCCGCGACGACCGGGACCGGCTACGAGTCCTGGCAGCGAATTGCGACGGCCGACGGCTCCTGGATCATCAACTCGAGGAGTTTCGCGTCGTTCAAGTACACGCATTACGAGAATCCGAACCAGGGCCGGCCGGACAACGTGTCGAACGCGGAGATCAACACGACGATTGGCACACGGCTCGACGTCAACAACCTTGACACGCTCGGCCGGTTGGAAGTGCCGAATACGGTTGCCGGACAGGATGCGTACAACGCGTTCATCCAACCCCTCATCGATCGATACGGATATACCTCGAGCGCCGGCGTCAAGACCGGTGGCGGCTTCGTTGGGTACGGCTACCAGTTTGACAAGGACGACTTCTTCCGCAATTCCTGGCAGGTCGCGTATAACTTGAACCTCGGCTCCACGACAAGCCACGACATCCACTTCGGCTACCAGCGATACACGGACTCCGAAGACCTCTTGCGAAGTTCGAACGGCTGGGGTCGAATCACGGTCCCGGGCGGGCGATCCGCGAGTCTCGGCATCAACGGCATTCCGGCCTACTACATGGTGCAATTCCAACAGCAGTCGACCGGGGCCGTGCCGCCAATCCACTCGTCGTACTGGTCGCAGAGCGTCGAGGCCAACGACACGATCCGCCACAAGAACTGGTCGTTCAACCTGGGCCTGCTCGCCAGCAACGACCGGTTGTACGGCCAGGGGCTCAAGGGAGATTCGACGACGGTGTCCGGGTACGTCGCGTCCCCGGGCACGGTCTACAAGATGTACGAGATCCCGTTCAAGAAGATGCTCCAGCCGCGTGTCGGGGCGACTTGGGCGTATAACGGCCAGGATACGATCTACGCGAGCTTCGCGACCTACGTGCCGGCGGCCAGTTCCCTGCCGCGCGCCGCTTCATGGGCCCGCAATCTGGCCGTCGAGATCTTCGGGTACTTTGATGCGAACGGTGTCCTCTATGGCACGCAGCCGAATGCGGCATCAACGGGCAAGCTGTTTGTCGAAGACATGACGCCCAAGACCGTCACCGAGTATCTGCTGGGCACGTCCAGGCAGTTCAGCCCGCACCTGACTGGACGCGCCTATCTCCGTTACCGCTACGCCGACCATTTCTGGGAAGACACCAACAATAATGCGCGACTGGCGTTCAGCATGCCGGCCGGCTGGGGGCCCTCGCTGTACTACATTGGCGACCTCGCGACTCGGCTGGCCCAGATCGGTACCGGTGGTTCCGGAAACAGCTACATCATCACCGAACTCGACCGGGCCTACACGAAGTACTACGAGGCGACCGTCGAATCGGAGTACCGCAGCACGAAGCTCTATGTCCGAGGGTCGTACACGTGGAGCAAGTACTACGGCAACTTCGATCAGGACAACACCTCGGGGGGAGCCTCCAACGATGCCAACCTCTTTATCGGGTCATCGAATATCGGTGACGGCGCCGGACGGCAGCTATGGAACTCCAAGGAGGGAAGACTACACGGCGATCGTCCGCACTCGCTGAAGATCTACGCCTACTACCAGCTGCCTTGGAATGCCAGCATCGGGGCGTTCGCCCTGGCGCAATCCGGCCAGCCCTGGGAAGCGACCAGCTACGAGCCGTACATCGCGCTGACCACCAGCACCAGCGACACGAATCGCTATGCCGAACCGGCTGGTTCCCGAAGAACCGCCGCGTGGTACCAGCTCGATCTCAACTACACGCAGAATGTCTCGCTCACCGGACACTACAAGCTGCAGCTGGTTGGCGACCTCTACAACGTCACCAACACCCAGACGGGTTACAACTACACCTCGGGTATGCACAGCTCGACGTTTAACCAGCCTCAGTCATTCCTGAGTCCGCGGCGCATCCAGGTGTCGGCGCGGTTCCAGTTCTAG
- a CDS encoding sulfatase-like hydrolase/transferase: protein MPTRPLFAILAAALVAGACGTRQKPEQAAPTPAHVLPSILLVTLDTTRADAIGPEAVGIETPAFNAVAARGRRFRQAYATVPETLPSHTSMMTGLYPAGHAIHENGRAVPAAQPVLAERLRKAGYRTTAFTSSFILSRRFGLARGFDLYNDELPAGREERVAAETTDAALAWLGQASSQPLFLWVHYFDPHAPYTPPEPFRTKYAGSPYLGEIASMDAQLGRLLQAFEHQARGPVAIVIVGDHGEGLGDHGESLHGNLVYQSTMHVPLVLVGPGVTAGTVETPVSTRRVYHTILDWAGVDATGSLRSAAAEIVLGEAMKPFLEYGWQPQTMAVEGRQKSILAGRMEVYDVVADPKESRDLASTATQSAQMQVAIRDYPVPSSESMRPPGDLSDEARRSLASLGYVSASAAPVVRKDAPRPIDMTRLFDLLDKASGLFVNEEYARVIPLLARILAEDPHNLDACLRLAVAHSSLGHEARAEDMFRKAAEMAPGSPDVRTYLALHYTRSRDWSRAEPLLEQIMAETPDRLPAIEALAVIRERQGRVVDALRLRQKIYGMRKPSAAELVRLGQMAMTAEQTAVAIDSFEKARVAQGNGFAHDLELGVLYLASRRYQDARTSLDRVPASHPDYPMALFKRAQVSVLLNEPDRAARIERARRSADQTTRALIARERLFQGIR, encoded by the coding sequence ATGCCGACCCGACCCCTTTTCGCAATTCTCGCGGCCGCGCTGGTTGCCGGTGCGTGCGGGACCCGTCAGAAGCCGGAGCAGGCCGCTCCAACGCCTGCGCACGTCCTGCCGTCCATCCTCCTCGTCACACTTGATACGACCCGGGCGGACGCCATCGGTCCTGAGGCGGTGGGGATAGAGACACCGGCCTTCAACGCAGTCGCGGCACGAGGACGGCGATTCCGCCAGGCCTACGCGACCGTCCCAGAAACGCTGCCGTCGCATACGTCGATGATGACCGGGCTCTACCCGGCCGGGCACGCCATCCACGAGAACGGCCGCGCCGTTCCGGCGGCCCAGCCCGTGCTGGCGGAGCGACTTCGGAAGGCCGGGTATCGCACGACCGCCTTTACCTCGTCGTTCATCCTCTCGCGGCGCTTCGGGCTCGCGAGGGGATTTGATCTGTACAACGATGAACTGCCCGCAGGGCGGGAGGAGCGGGTTGCTGCCGAGACAACCGACGCTGCGCTCGCGTGGCTGGGTCAGGCGTCCTCGCAGCCGCTTTTTCTGTGGGTGCACTATTTCGATCCACATGCCCCATACACCCCGCCCGAACCGTTTCGCACAAAGTACGCGGGGAGCCCGTACCTGGGCGAGATCGCGTCGATGGATGCGCAACTTGGCCGATTGCTCCAGGCGTTCGAGCATCAGGCGAGGGGACCTGTCGCGATCGTGATCGTGGGCGATCACGGGGAGGGGCTGGGCGACCACGGCGAGTCGTTGCACGGGAATCTTGTCTATCAGTCGACGATGCACGTGCCGCTGGTGCTGGTGGGCCCGGGCGTGACCGCCGGCACGGTCGAAACGCCCGTGAGCACGCGCAGGGTGTATCACACGATTCTGGATTGGGCAGGCGTCGATGCCACTGGAAGCCTGCGCAGCGCCGCTGCAGAGATCGTACTCGGCGAGGCGATGAAGCCGTTTCTCGAGTACGGGTGGCAGCCACAGACGATGGCAGTGGAGGGCCGACAGAAGTCCATCCTGGCTGGGCGGATGGAAGTCTATGACGTGGTGGCCGACCCGAAGGAATCGCGCGATCTGGCGTCCACCGCGACCCAGTCGGCGCAGATGCAGGTCGCGATCCGGGACTATCCGGTGCCCTCGTCGGAGTCCATGAGGCCTCCGGGCGATCTTAGCGACGAGGCCCGACGGTCGCTCGCGAGTCTTGGCTACGTAAGCGCGTCGGCCGCACCGGTGGTGCGGAAAGACGCACCGCGTCCGATCGACATGACGCGGCTCTTCGACCTGCTCGACAAGGCGTCGGGGTTGTTCGTGAACGAGGAGTACGCGCGCGTCATCCCGCTGCTAGCGAGAATCCTGGCTGAAGACCCGCACAATTTAGATGCCTGCCTGCGTCTGGCGGTGGCACATTCGTCTCTGGGCCACGAAGCCCGAGCCGAGGACATGTTCCGCAAGGCCGCGGAGATGGCTCCGGGTTCGCCCGATGTGCGCACGTATCTGGCCTTGCACTACACGCGCAGTCGGGACTGGTCGCGCGCCGAGCCGCTGCTCGAGCAGATCATGGCCGAGACGCCTGACCGCTTACCCGCCATCGAGGCGCTGGCCGTGATTCGGGAGCGCCAGGGACGCGTCGTGGACGCGCTGAGGCTTCGCCAGAAGATCTACGGGATGCGCAAGCCCAGTGCCGCGGAACTGGTTCGGTTGGGCCAAATGGCCATGACCGCGGAACAGACGGCCGTCGCCATTGATTCGTTTGAGAAGGCGAGGGTTGCGCAGGGCAACGGTTTCGCCCACGACCTCGAGCTCGGTGTCCTTTACCTGGCGTCCCGGCGCTACCAGGACGCGCGCACGTCTCTCGACCGTGTGCCTGCCTCACATCCCGACTACCCGATGGCTCTATTCAAGCGGGCCCAGGTCAGCGTGCTGCTGAACGAACCCGATCGGGCCGCCCGCATCGAGCGGGCGCGTCGTTCTGCGGACCAGACCACGCGCGCCCTCATCGCCCGCGAGCGGCTCTTCCAGGGCATCCGCTAA
- the rho gene encoding transcription termination factor Rho: MNITELKDMSIQKLTQIAKDLNVAGATGMRKQDLIFQILKAQTEQSGFIFSEGVLEVLPDGFGFLRAPDYNYLPGPDDIYVSPSQIRKFDLQTGDTVSGQIRPPKEGERYFALIKVEAVNFEPPDQAREKLFFENLTPLYPQEALRLETVAENLSARVMDLMIPIGKGQRGLIVAPPRTGKTMLLQAIAQSVAQNHPEVYLIVLLIDERPEEVTDMQRSVQGEVISSTFDEPAQRHVQVAEMVIEKAKRLVEHKKDVLILLDSVTRLARAYNTVIPPSGKVLSGGLDSNALQKPKRFFGAARNIEEGGSLTIIATALIDTGSRMDDVIFEEFKGTGNMEIHLDRKLVDKRVFPAIDIQKSGTRKEELLIPRDDLNRIWVLRKVLTPLSPVEAMELLLDKMGKTKSNAEFLSSMQRMG; this comes from the coding sequence CTGAACATCACCGAGCTGAAGGACATGAGTATCCAGAAGCTCACGCAGATTGCCAAGGACCTGAACGTGGCTGGCGCGACGGGCATGCGCAAGCAGGATCTGATTTTCCAGATTCTGAAAGCGCAGACCGAGCAGAGCGGCTTCATCTTCTCCGAGGGCGTCCTCGAAGTGCTGCCAGACGGTTTCGGATTCCTGCGCGCGCCGGACTACAACTACCTGCCTGGGCCCGACGACATCTACGTGTCCCCGTCGCAGATCCGGAAGTTCGACCTCCAGACGGGCGACACGGTGTCGGGACAGATCAGGCCGCCCAAAGAAGGCGAGCGCTACTTCGCGCTCATCAAGGTGGAGGCAGTCAACTTCGAGCCGCCGGACCAGGCGCGCGAGAAGCTCTTCTTCGAGAACCTGACACCCCTCTATCCGCAGGAGGCGTTGCGGCTCGAGACGGTCGCCGAGAATCTGTCGGCGCGCGTGATGGATCTGATGATCCCCATCGGAAAGGGCCAGCGCGGCCTGATCGTCGCGCCGCCTCGCACGGGCAAGACGATGTTGCTGCAGGCCATCGCGCAGTCGGTGGCCCAGAATCATCCCGAGGTCTACCTCATCGTCCTGCTGATCGACGAGCGGCCGGAAGAAGTGACCGATATGCAGCGGTCGGTGCAGGGCGAGGTCATCTCGTCGACGTTTGACGAGCCGGCACAGCGGCACGTGCAGGTGGCCGAGATGGTGATCGAGAAGGCCAAGCGGCTGGTCGAGCACAAGAAGGACGTGCTCATCCTGCTGGATTCGGTCACGCGCCTGGCACGCGCCTACAACACCGTGATCCCGCCATCGGGCAAGGTGCTGTCGGGCGGTCTGGATTCGAACGCGCTGCAGAAACCCAAGCGATTCTTCGGTGCGGCTCGCAACATCGAAGAAGGCGGGTCGCTCACGATCATCGCGACTGCGCTCATCGACACCGGTTCGCGCATGGACGATGTGATCTTCGAGGAGTTCAAGGGCACGGGCAACATGGAAATCCACCTGGACCGCAAGCTGGTGGACAAGCGCGTGTTTCCGGCCATCGACATCCAGAAGAGCGGCACGCGCAAGGAAGAGCTGCTCATTCCTCGCGACGACCTCAACCGGATCTGGGTGCTGCGCAAGGTGCTCACTCCGCTGTCGCCCGTCGAGGCCATGGAACTGCTCCTCGACAAGATGGGCAAGACCAAGTCGAACGCCGAGTTCCTCTCGTCGATGCAACGCATGGGCTGA
- a CDS encoding CoA-binding protein, translating to MGKTVAIIGASADRSKFSNKAVRAFVRQGYTVIPIHPKEAEVEGLKAYKSVLDVPGPIDMASLYLPPAVGERVIEDVARKGIAELWINPGAESPELVAKARGLGLKPIVACSIVGIGESPSSY from the coding sequence ATGGGCAAAACGGTGGCGATCATCGGCGCTTCGGCGGACCGGTCCAAGTTCTCGAACAAAGCCGTTCGCGCGTTTGTCCGGCAGGGCTATACGGTCATCCCGATTCATCCGAAAGAGGCGGAAGTCGAGGGGCTCAAGGCCTATAAATCGGTGCTCGACGTGCCGGGGCCGATCGACATGGCCAGCCTCTACCTGCCACCCGCCGTCGGGGAGCGCGTGATTGAGGACGTCGCCCGGAAGGGCATTGCGGAACTCTGGATCAATCCCGGCGCCGAGAGTCCGGAGCTGGTGGCGAAGGCCCGCGGCCTCGGGCTCAAGCCCATCGTCGCCTGCAGCATCGTCGGGATTGGAGAGTCGCCGTCCTCGTACTGA
- the pckA gene encoding phosphoenolpyruvate carboxykinase (ATP), whose product MINLLDIKTPTQAQSAALKSDYGLDNHGLFNLGGVYWNLPTEALYEEIVFRKEGTITRDGAVVMNTGKHTARSANDKFVVREPSTEGHIWWGQYNRPFSPDKFDELFARMQGFLQGRDVFVQDCYVGADPDYRMPVRIITEHAWHSLFARNMFIPPRTNEEYRRHVPDFTVICCPHFKGIQQIDGTGSNTFIALNFAQRLCIIGNTAYAGEIKKSIFTVMNYLMPLQGVFPMHSSANVGKDGDAAIFFGLSGTGKTTLSADPTRGLIGDDEHGWSDNGVFNFEGGCYAKVIQLSASAEPQIFGTTHRFGTILENVVFDPVTRMIDLDDPTITENTRASYPLEFIDNALPDKRSGHPKNVIFLTCDASGVMPPIAKLSVDQAGYQFISGYTSKIAGTEVGLGKEPEITFSTCFGAPFMVHPPEFYARLLREKVLRYGVNCWLVNTGWVGGPYGVGKRISIRYTRAMLNAALNGKLLNVEYTTDPVFGFQVPKTCPDVPDHVLDPARSWPSREMYDQRYHQLAARFIDNFKKFDTAESREVEKAGPKV is encoded by the coding sequence ATGATCAACCTGCTCGATATCAAGACGCCGACGCAGGCGCAGTCTGCCGCGTTGAAGAGTGACTACGGGTTGGACAACCACGGCTTGTTCAACCTCGGCGGCGTGTACTGGAATCTCCCGACTGAAGCCCTCTACGAGGAGATCGTGTTCCGGAAGGAAGGCACGATCACACGGGACGGCGCGGTGGTGATGAATACCGGGAAGCACACGGCGCGTTCGGCCAACGACAAGTTCGTGGTCCGCGAGCCGTCGACCGAGGGGCACATCTGGTGGGGGCAGTACAATCGGCCCTTCTCGCCCGACAAATTCGATGAACTGTTCGCGCGCATGCAGGGATTTCTGCAGGGGCGGGACGTGTTTGTCCAGGACTGTTACGTTGGCGCGGACCCGGACTACCGGATGCCGGTGCGCATTATCACCGAGCACGCGTGGCACAGCCTCTTTGCCCGCAACATGTTTATCCCGCCGCGTACCAACGAGGAGTACCGGCGGCACGTCCCCGACTTCACCGTGATCTGCTGCCCGCACTTCAAGGGGATCCAGCAGATCGACGGCACCGGATCGAACACGTTCATCGCACTCAACTTCGCGCAACGGCTCTGCATCATTGGCAATACGGCGTACGCCGGGGAGATCAAGAAGTCGATCTTCACCGTGATGAACTACCTGATGCCGCTGCAGGGCGTGTTTCCGATGCACTCGTCGGCCAACGTGGGGAAGGACGGCGACGCGGCCATCTTCTTCGGGCTGTCGGGCACGGGGAAGACGACGCTGTCGGCCGACCCGACCCGCGGCCTGATTGGCGACGACGAACACGGGTGGAGCGACAACGGCGTCTTCAACTTCGAAGGAGGCTGTTACGCGAAGGTGATCCAGTTGTCGGCGTCGGCCGAGCCGCAGATCTTCGGGACGACCCACCGGTTCGGCACGATTCTCGAAAACGTGGTCTTCGACCCGGTGACGCGGATGATCGACCTCGATGACCCGACGATTACCGAGAACACGCGGGCGTCGTACCCGCTCGAGTTCATCGACAACGCGCTGCCGGACAAGCGGTCGGGTCACCCAAAGAACGTCATCTTCCTCACCTGCGACGCGTCGGGCGTCATGCCGCCGATCGCGAAACTGTCGGTGGACCAGGCCGGCTACCAGTTCATTTCCGGCTACACCTCGAAGATCGCGGGTACCGAGGTCGGGCTGGGCAAGGAGCCCGAGATCACGTTCAGCACGTGTTTCGGCGCGCCGTTCATGGTGCACCCGCCGGAATTCTATGCACGGTTGCTGAGGGAGAAAGTGCTGCGGTACGGCGTCAACTGCTGGCTGGTCAACACCGGCTGGGTGGGTGGACCGTATGGCGTCGGCAAGCGCATCAGCATCCGGTACACGCGGGCGATGCTCAACGCCGCGCTCAACGGCAAGCTGCTCAACGTCGAGTACACGACCGACCCAGTGTTTGGATTCCAGGTGCCGAAGACGTGTCCGGACGTCCCGGACCACGTGCTCGATCCGGCCCGCTCGTGGCCAAGCCGGGAGATGTACGACCAGCGGTACCACCAGTTGGCTGCCCGCTTCATCGACAACTTCAAGAAGTTCGACACGGCCGAGTCGAGGGAAGTCGAGAAGGCTGGACCGAAGGTGTGA
- a CDS encoding pyridoxal phosphate-dependent aminotransferase gives MAVSELARTIIESPTLRLNEEARLLRERGEPVIHLGIGEPKNKTPISAILASAAKLSQGDVKYCPTDGTPSLKKAIIRYTEEHYDKVVAPENIIVSAGAKQCIFNLLYCILNPQDEVVILAPYWVSYPEMVKMCYGVPVIVTPEDGSFHPRMADIERAVGSNTKAIIINSPNNPSGIVYREEFIAQIIDFCERKKIYVIMDDIYHKLVFDGKRAPSAYQFTTCDLEDSRVLVINGIAKLYGMTGFRIGWCVAPRPLVQVMTNVQAQTTSCGSPVMQAGAEGALIGLQSIVEGLRLQMQNNRDVAMRELSSFNGVKTYKPDGTFYCLPDFRAYNGNSVELSKFLLKKALVVTVPGRDFGMEGHLRLSFAGSVKDVTEGIARIKWALDPSSPNDIYIGDKKLIRDWL, from the coding sequence ATGGCTGTCAGTGAGCTTGCCAGGACCATCATCGAGTCGCCGACCCTGCGACTCAACGAGGAGGCCCGGTTGCTGCGGGAACGCGGTGAGCCGGTCATTCACCTCGGCATCGGCGAGCCGAAGAACAAGACGCCCATATCCGCGATTCTGGCTTCGGCGGCCAAACTCAGCCAGGGTGACGTGAAGTACTGCCCGACCGACGGAACGCCCTCTCTCAAGAAAGCCATCATCCGTTATACGGAGGAGCACTACGACAAGGTCGTGGCCCCCGAGAACATCATCGTGTCGGCCGGCGCCAAGCAGTGCATCTTCAACCTGCTGTATTGCATTCTGAATCCGCAGGACGAAGTGGTGATCCTTGCGCCGTACTGGGTCAGTTATCCCGAGATGGTCAAGATGTGTTACGGCGTGCCGGTCATCGTCACGCCTGAGGACGGCAGCTTCCATCCACGGATGGCCGACATCGAGCGGGCCGTCGGTTCCAACACGAAGGCCATCATCATCAACAGCCCGAACAACCCGAGCGGCATCGTGTATCGGGAAGAATTCATCGCCCAGATCATCGACTTCTGCGAGCGCAAGAAGATCTACGTGATCATGGACGACATCTACCACAAGCTCGTGTTCGACGGGAAACGGGCGCCGTCGGCGTACCAGTTCACGACGTGCGATCTCGAGGATTCGCGCGTGCTCGTCATCAACGGCATCGCGAAGCTCTACGGGATGACAGGCTTCCGGATTGGCTGGTGCGTGGCGCCGCGGCCGCTGGTCCAGGTGATGACCAATGTGCAGGCCCAGACCACGTCGTGCGGATCGCCGGTGATGCAGGCGGGTGCCGAGGGCGCCCTGATTGGCCTGCAGAGCATCGTGGAAGGACTCCGCCTGCAGATGCAGAACAACCGCGATGTGGCCATGCGGGAACTGTCGTCGTTCAACGGCGTGAAGACCTACAAACCGGACGGCACGTTTTACTGCCTGCCGGACTTCCGCGCGTACAACGGCAACTCCGTTGAATTGTCGAAGTTCCTCCTGAAGAAAGCCCTCGTCGTGACGGTTCCGGGCCGCGACTTCGGCATGGAAGGCCACCTGCGGCTGAGTTTCGCCGGGTCGGTCAAGGACGTGACAGAAGGGATCGCCCGCATCAAGTGGGCGCTTGATCCGAGTTCGCCCAACGACATTTACATCGGCGACAAGAAGCTCATCAGGGACTGGCTATGA
- the coaD gene encoding pantetheine-phosphate adenylyltransferase yields MSTSGDRVAVFPGSFDPLTNGHVDIILRGARLFDSIVVAILCNAEKAPLFTPEERVDTVREVFREYPNVDVESFEGLLVDYAHRRKASVIVRGLRAVSDFEFELQMALMNRRLGPEIETVFMMPAEQYTYVSSRLIKEVFALGGPIAGLVPEVVELRLREKREQKRL; encoded by the coding sequence ATGAGTACGTCCGGCGACCGCGTGGCGGTATTTCCCGGATCGTTCGATCCGCTCACCAACGGGCATGTTGATATCATCCTGCGCGGGGCCAGGCTGTTCGACAGCATCGTGGTGGCCATTCTTTGCAATGCCGAGAAAGCCCCGCTGTTTACTCCCGAGGAACGCGTCGACACCGTGCGTGAGGTGTTCCGCGAGTATCCCAACGTTGATGTGGAATCGTTTGAGGGACTGCTGGTGGACTACGCGCACCGGCGAAAGGCCTCTGTCATCGTGCGGGGGCTGCGCGCGGTGTCGGACTTCGAGTTTGAATTGCAAATGGCGTTGATGAATCGCCGGCTAGGCCCCGAGATCGAAACGGTGTTCATGATGCCGGCCGAGCAGTACACCTACGTCAGTTCCCGCCTGATCAAAGAGGTGTTCGCCCTCGGCGGCCCCATCGCGGGCCTCGTGCCCGAGGTGGTGGAGCTCCGCCTGCGCGAAAAACGGGAGCAAAAAAGGTTATAG
- the rsmD gene encoding 16S rRNA (guanine(966)-N(2))-methyltransferase RsmD, which produces MRVIAGRYKRRQLKAPEWEGLRPTSDRLKQTLFDVLAARVPGARVLDGFAGSGALGIEALSRGAVEVVFVDHDARAIALVAANLAQCGVTSGYVMIRDDFPGGLRQLTAGQRFDLILLDPPYETDVADVLVTAAGWLAVDGTLVLEHAKRRPAPERVGRLTCARRLVAGDSGLAFYRKTPADSGDTTEGS; this is translated from the coding sequence ATGCGCGTGATCGCGGGGCGGTACAAGCGACGTCAGCTGAAGGCGCCCGAGTGGGAAGGCCTGCGTCCGACCTCCGACCGGCTCAAGCAGACACTGTTCGATGTATTGGCGGCGCGCGTGCCCGGCGCGCGCGTGCTGGATGGCTTTGCGGGATCGGGCGCGCTCGGCATCGAGGCGCTCAGTCGCGGTGCGGTCGAGGTGGTGTTTGTCGATCACGACGCGAGAGCCATCGCGCTGGTTGCGGCCAACCTCGCGCAATGTGGGGTCACGAGCGGCTATGTTATGATTCGCGACGATTTTCCGGGCGGGCTGCGGCAGTTGACCGCCGGCCAGCGTTTCGATCTCATCCTGCTGGATCCCCCGTACGAGACTGACGTCGCCGACGTACTGGTGACGGCCGCCGGGTGGCTCGCGGTGGATGGGACACTGGTTCTGGAACACGCGAAACGACGGCCGGCGCCCGAACGGGTGGGCAGGCTGACGTGCGCACGCCGGCTGGTTGCCGGAGACAGTGGCCTGGCGTTCTACAGGAAGACGCCGGCCGATTCGGGTGACACAACGGAGGGTTCATGA